The Moorena producens PAL-8-15-08-1 genomic interval TGGTCCCCCAACTTTGGGGGACTTTAAGAGTTTTGTTCCCCCCAAAATTGGGGGGCTAGGGGGGCTCAATGATCGAGTGGGGACTTTAAGAGTTTTGTTCCCCCCAAAATTGATACTGCTGGCGAAAAAAACATTTAGTAATATCAGCCTGAAGACAGCAGTCTTTATAGCCCCCCAACCCCCAATTCTGGGGGAGCATGAACTTAAAGTTACCCATCTGCTACTCTTGTGTAAACAAATATTAATTTCGCCAACGGTATCAAAATTGGGGGGCTAGGGGGGCTCAATGATCGAGTGGGGACTTTAAGAGTTTTGTTCCCCCCAAAATTGGGGGGCTAGGGGGGCTCAATGATCGAGTGTGGAACAGGGAACAGGGAAAAAGAGCTGATTGCTAGAGCGATTAGAATGGTTCCAGAAGCACCCAAGCAATCGCTGATCGCTGACCATGAGTTCTCAACCACCCTCCAAACCACCAAAAACCATACTTAGTCAGCTAACTCAGGTAGTACAGACCATTCATGCGAAGGTCAATCTTCAAGCAGTAGCACTAAAGCCTAATGCTAGAGTGCCGGAACTTTGGGTGCAAGACAGTAATACCAACAAATCCGATGTCTATCCCCTGGTTGGGGACCGTTACGTACTGGGTCGCAGTTCCAAATCCTGTGACATAATCGTTCGCAACCCAGTAGTCAGTCAAGTTCATCTCTCCCTAGAACGGTATGGTAGGCGTGGGCGTAGGTTTATCATAAAAGACCAAAACTCTACTAATGGTATCTATCGTGGCAGACGCCGACTTTCTTCCTTGCTTCTGTATCACGGAGACACCCTTACCATCGGACCACCAGAACTAGCTGCATCAGTTCAGCTACAGTACGTCTATCCTCCCCCCTGGTATATCCAAGGAATCCGTTACTTTCTCTATGGCATCGGTGGCTTAATTGCTTTAGTCGTATTACTAATTGGATTTGAAACCCTGAAAGCACCATCAGTCAGGCCATTGCCCGAGGGAGTCACAGGTCCTGTGATTGTTTACTCTCGTGACCAAATCCCCCTACGGCAACCCAGGACCGATGCTCACCGAGAACTGAGGAGGTTATCGGATTTTTCCCCATATTTGCCGAAAGCAGTGATTGCTTCAGAAGACAGCCGCTTTTACTGGCACTTTGGAGTAGACCCCTATGGGATTATGCGAGCTGTGGTGCGGAATCTTCAAGGGGGAGGCATTCGCGAAGGTGCTAGTACGATCACTCAGCAGGTAGCACGAAGCCTATTTCCGGAGTATGTCGGTCGAGCCAATACCGCAGACCGGAAAGTGCGGGAGGCAATAATTGCCCTAAAGTTAGAGACAGTTTACAGTAAGGACGCGATCTTAAAGGCTTACTTAAACCGAGTTTACTTAGGTATAGAAGCATTTGGTTTTGAAGATGCTGCTCAATTTTATTTCGACAAATCAGCAGCTAATGTGAATATCCAAGAAGCCGCAACGCTAGTAGCAAGTTTACCAGCACCCAATAGCTATAACCCAATCCAAAATTATGATACTTCATTACAATTACGGAATCGGGTGATTGACCGGATGCACGCTTTGGGAATGATTAGTCGAGAAGAGGCTAATCGAGCGAGGCGATCGCGGATTGAAGTTAGCCCGAAAGCCCGAGAAATGCTTTCTAGTACCAAAGCCCCCTATTTCTATAACTACGTTTTCCAGCAATTGAGGGCGTTACTGGGCAAAGACTTGGCTAAGGAAGGTAATTTTATTGTAGAAACTACTGTAGATACCGAGTCTCAGGCCAAAGCTGAAGCAGCTCTACGGGACTATGTTAAGAACACTGGTAGCCCCTTAGGATTTTCCCAGGGAGCGATCGCAAGCATCAATACCAGTAATGGCGAGATTCTAGCCATGGTTGGAGGTGCCGATTACCAAAAAAGCCAGTTTAATCGCGTTATCCAAGCCAAGCGTCAACCAGGCTCAACCTTTAAACTCTTTGCCTATGCTGCTGCTTTAGAAAAAGGGATTTTACCAAGCAAAACCTACTCCTGCTCTGG includes:
- a CDS encoding PBP1A family penicillin-binding protein gives rise to the protein MSSQPPSKPPKTILSQLTQVVQTIHAKVNLQAVALKPNARVPELWVQDSNTNKSDVYPLVGDRYVLGRSSKSCDIIVRNPVVSQVHLSLERYGRRGRRFIIKDQNSTNGIYRGRRRLSSLLLYHGDTLTIGPPELAASVQLQYVYPPPWYIQGIRYFLYGIGGLIALVVLLIGFETLKAPSVRPLPEGVTGPVIVYSRDQIPLRQPRTDAHRELRRLSDFSPYLPKAVIASEDSRFYWHFGVDPYGIMRAVVRNLQGGGIREGASTITQQVARSLFPEYVGRANTADRKVREAIIALKLETVYSKDAILKAYLNRVYLGIEAFGFEDAAQFYFDKSAANVNIQEAATLVASLPAPNSYNPIQNYDTSLQLRNRVIDRMHALGMISREEANRARRSRIEVSPKAREMLSSTKAPYFYNYVFQQLRALLGKDLAKEGNFIVETTVDTESQAKAEAALRDYVKNTGSPLGFSQGAIASINTSNGEILAMVGGADYQKSQFNRVIQAKRQPGSTFKLFAYAAALEKGILPSKTYSCSGIKRIRRCERSGDATEIDMYAGLAQSENAVAIRVAQDAGLDRVIRLAQRLGISSKLDPVFGLALGQSEVTLLEMTGAYGAIANQGMWYRPHGIIRILDSSDCTDYQDYQTCRVIYDFADQPTISNQAVSPAVAKTMTEMLQAVVTSGTGRSARIGQGEGGKTGTTDKNVDLWFIGFIPKHQIVTGIWFGNDDNSPTSGSSSQAAQLWGKYMAQVVPKES